The following coding sequences lie in one Myxococcus xanthus genomic window:
- the frmR gene encoding formaldehyde-responsive transcriptional repressor FrmR has product MPHSPEEKKKALLRVRRIRGQTEALERALESGAECGTVLQQLAAIRGAINGLMSEVLESHIREEFGPASDEDPRHAQRVRDMTTLVRTYLK; this is encoded by the coding sequence ATGCCTCACTCGCCGGAAGAGAAGAAGAAGGCGCTGCTCCGCGTCCGCCGCATCCGCGGTCAGACCGAAGCCCTGGAGCGTGCGTTGGAGTCCGGAGCCGAATGCGGAACGGTCCTCCAGCAACTGGCTGCCATCCGGGGCGCCATCAACGGACTGATGTCCGAGGTGCTGGAGTCACACATCCGGGAGGAGTTCGGCCCGGCGTCCGACGAGGATCCGCGCCACGCCCAGCGGGTGCGGGACATGACGACGCTGGTCCGCACCTATCTCAAGTGA
- a CDS encoding S-(hydroxymethyl)glutathione dehydrogenase/class III alcohol dehydrogenase, which yields MKSRAAVAFEAGKPLSIVELDVAPPQKGEVLVRITHTGVCHTDAFTLSGDDPEGLFPVVLGHEGAGVVEAVGEGVTSVKPGDHVIPLYTAECGQCLFCKSGKTNLCVAVRATQGKGVMPDGTTRFSYNGKPVYHYMGCSTFSEYTVVAEVSLARINPNANPEQVCLLGCGVTTGLGAVKNTARVQEGDSVAVFGLGGIGLAVIQGAQMAKAGRIIAIDTNPAKFELAKAFGATDFVNPKDHDRPIQQVIVEMTGWGVDHSFECIGNVGVMRAAIECSHRGWGQSIIIGVAGAGQEISTRPFQLVTGRTWKGTAFGGVKGRSELPGMVEDAMAGKIQLAPFVTHTRSLTDINEAFDLMHEGKSIRTVVRY from the coding sequence ATGAAGTCCCGTGCCGCTGTTGCCTTCGAAGCCGGAAAGCCCTTGAGCATCGTCGAACTCGACGTCGCGCCTCCGCAGAAGGGCGAGGTCCTGGTCCGCATCACCCACACGGGCGTCTGTCACACCGACGCGTTCACCCTCTCCGGGGATGATCCGGAAGGTCTCTTCCCTGTGGTGCTCGGCCACGAGGGGGCCGGCGTGGTGGAGGCGGTGGGCGAGGGCGTGACGTCCGTGAAGCCCGGCGACCACGTCATTCCGCTCTACACCGCGGAGTGCGGCCAGTGTCTGTTCTGTAAGTCCGGCAAGACCAACCTGTGCGTGGCGGTGCGTGCCACCCAGGGCAAGGGTGTGATGCCAGACGGCACCACGCGCTTCTCGTACAACGGCAAGCCCGTCTACCACTACATGGGGTGCTCCACCTTCAGCGAGTACACCGTGGTGGCGGAGGTGTCGCTGGCTCGCATCAACCCGAACGCCAACCCCGAGCAGGTCTGCCTGCTGGGCTGCGGCGTGACGACGGGCCTGGGCGCGGTGAAGAACACGGCCCGCGTGCAGGAAGGGGATTCGGTGGCGGTGTTCGGCCTGGGCGGCATCGGCCTGGCGGTCATCCAGGGCGCCCAGATGGCGAAGGCGGGTCGCATCATCGCCATCGATACGAACCCCGCCAAGTTCGAGCTGGCGAAGGCCTTCGGCGCCACCGACTTCGTCAACCCCAAGGACCATGACCGTCCCATCCAGCAGGTCATCGTCGAGATGACGGGCTGGGGCGTGGACCACTCCTTCGAGTGCATCGGCAACGTGGGCGTGATGCGCGCTGCGATCGAGTGCTCGCACCGCGGCTGGGGCCAGTCCATCATCATCGGCGTGGCCGGCGCGGGACAGGAGATCTCCACCCGTCCGTTCCAACTCGTCACGGGCCGGACCTGGAAGGGCACCGCCTTTGGTGGCGTGAAGGGCCGCTCGGAGCTCCCCGGCATGGTGGAGGACGCGATGGCCGGGAAGATTCAGCTCGCGCCGTTCGTGACCCACACGCGTTCGCTGACCGACATCAACGAGGCCTTCGACCTCATGCACGAGGGCAAGTCCATCCGCACCGTCGTCCGCTACTGA
- the fghA gene encoding S-formylglutathione hydrolase, with product MERIEHHASFGGRQEVWKHTSSALGGETRFGIYLPEAALRGERCPVLYWLSGLTCTEQNFITKAGAQEHAARHGFIVVAPDTSPRGDAVANDAAYDLGQGAGFYLDATQAPWAPHFRMQDYVARELPALVEQHFPATDARGIFGHSMGGHGALVTALRHPGRYRSVSAFSPIVAPSQVPWGQKAFTAYLGDNRAAWAAWDAVELVKTAKERLTLLVDQGEADEFLATQLRPELLAAACEATGHPLTLRRHAGYDHSYYFIATFLADHFAHHAKALVGSEKARS from the coding sequence ATGGAACGCATCGAACACCACGCGAGTTTTGGCGGCCGGCAGGAGGTGTGGAAGCACACTTCCTCCGCGCTGGGCGGCGAGACGCGGTTCGGCATCTACCTGCCGGAGGCCGCGCTGCGCGGCGAGCGCTGCCCAGTGCTGTACTGGCTCTCCGGCCTGACCTGCACCGAGCAGAACTTCATCACCAAGGCGGGCGCGCAGGAGCACGCGGCGCGCCACGGATTCATCGTCGTCGCGCCGGACACCAGTCCTCGTGGCGACGCGGTTGCCAATGACGCTGCCTATGATTTGGGGCAGGGGGCGGGCTTCTACCTCGACGCCACGCAGGCTCCCTGGGCGCCGCATTTCCGCATGCAGGACTACGTGGCCCGGGAACTCCCCGCGCTGGTGGAGCAGCACTTCCCGGCCACGGACGCGCGAGGCATCTTCGGCCATTCGATGGGCGGTCATGGCGCGCTCGTCACCGCCCTGCGCCACCCGGGCCGCTACCGCAGCGTGTCCGCCTTCTCCCCCATCGTCGCCCCCTCACAGGTGCCGTGGGGCCAGAAGGCCTTCACCGCCTACCTGGGCGACAACCGCGCCGCGTGGGCGGCCTGGGACGCCGTCGAGTTGGTGAAGACGGCGAAGGAGCGCCTGACGCTCCTGGTGGACCAGGGCGAGGCCGACGAGTTCCTCGCCACCCAATTGCGCCCGGAGTTGCTGGCCGCCGCCTGCGAGGCCACGGGCCATCCGCTCACGCTGCGGCGGCACGCGGGGTACGACCACAGCTACTACTTCATCGCCACGTTCCTCGCGGACCACTTCGCACACCACGCGAAGGCCCTCGTCGGTTCGGAGAAGGCGCGTTCGTAG
- a CDS encoding HAD-IG family 5'-nucleotidase, whose amino-acid sequence MSTFIPGPPPERGLFCNRTLNLRAIKAVGYDMDYTLIHYHVEAWERRAYEHIRDRLVEQGWPVADLSFDPELSMRGLIIDTEKGNLLKANRFGFVKKALHGTQAMSFEAQRDEYARTIIDLHEQRWVFLNTLFSLSEACIYAQLVDRLDAGQLPGPMGYSDLYEHVRKNLDATHMQGRLKAEIIADPERYVIDDPETPLALLDQRNAGKKLLLITNSEWAYTEPMMHFAFDRHLPEGMTWRQLFDVVIVSARKPEFFTTRSSLFEVVESSGEALLRPHTGPFKPGTPYFGGSAVELERHLGMSGDQILYVGDHMFGDVHVTKNVLRWRTALILRELEDEVRSIASFRATETRLAERMVVKERLEAESCQIRLELQRRRFQYGPRTDTPSETELVARLATLRTELEALDAELGPLARAATELSNPIWGLLTRAGNDKSHLARQVERYADIYTSRVSNFLFATPFVYLRSPRGSLPHDPSLPGGTPVFGASEAGGGMSGTDGGE is encoded by the coding sequence ATGAGCACGTTCATTCCTGGTCCCCCGCCCGAGCGCGGACTGTTCTGCAACCGCACCCTCAACCTGCGCGCCATCAAGGCGGTGGGTTACGACATGGATTACACGCTCATCCACTACCATGTGGAGGCGTGGGAGCGCCGCGCCTACGAGCACATCCGCGACCGGCTCGTCGAGCAGGGCTGGCCGGTGGCGGACTTGTCGTTCGACCCCGAGCTGTCGATGCGCGGCCTCATCATCGACACGGAGAAGGGCAACCTCCTCAAGGCCAACCGCTTCGGCTTCGTGAAGAAGGCGCTGCACGGCACGCAGGCCATGAGCTTCGAGGCCCAGCGCGACGAATACGCGCGCACCATCATCGACCTGCATGAGCAGCGCTGGGTGTTCCTCAACACGCTCTTCTCGCTGTCGGAGGCGTGCATCTACGCACAGCTCGTGGACCGGCTGGACGCCGGCCAGCTCCCGGGCCCCATGGGCTATTCGGACCTCTACGAGCACGTGCGGAAGAACCTGGACGCCACGCACATGCAGGGGCGGCTGAAGGCGGAAATCATCGCCGACCCGGAGCGCTACGTCATCGACGACCCGGAGACGCCGCTGGCGCTGCTGGACCAGCGCAACGCCGGCAAGAAGCTGCTGCTCATCACCAACAGCGAGTGGGCCTACACCGAGCCCATGATGCACTTCGCCTTCGACCGGCACCTGCCGGAAGGCATGACGTGGCGGCAGCTCTTCGACGTGGTGATTGTCTCCGCGCGCAAGCCGGAGTTCTTCACCACGCGCTCGTCGCTCTTCGAGGTGGTGGAGTCCAGCGGCGAGGCGCTGCTGCGTCCGCACACGGGCCCCTTCAAGCCGGGCACGCCGTACTTCGGCGGCAGCGCGGTGGAGCTGGAGCGCCACCTGGGCATGAGCGGTGACCAGATTCTCTACGTGGGCGACCACATGTTCGGCGACGTGCACGTGACGAAGAATGTGCTGCGCTGGCGCACGGCGCTCATCCTGCGCGAGCTGGAGGACGAGGTGCGCTCCATCGCCTCGTTCCGCGCCACGGAGACCCGGCTGGCCGAGCGCATGGTGGTGAAGGAGCGGCTGGAGGCGGAGAGCTGCCAGATTCGCCTGGAGCTCCAGCGGCGGCGCTTCCAGTACGGCCCGCGCACGGACACGCCGTCGGAGACGGAGCTGGTGGCGCGGCTGGCCACGCTGCGCACGGAGCTGGAGGCGCTGGACGCGGAGCTGGGGCCCCTGGCACGCGCGGCCACCGAGCTGTCCAACCCCATTTGGGGCCTGCTGACGCGCGCGGGCAATGACAAGAGCCACCTGGCCCGGCAGGTGGAACGGTACGCGGACATCTACACGTCGCGCGTGTCCAACTTCCTGTTCGCCACGCCCTTCGTCTACCTGCGCAGCCCGCGCGGCAGCCTCCCGCATGACCCAAGCCTGCCCGGCGGCACGCCCGTCTTCGGCGCCAGCGAGGCCGGCGGCGGCATGTCCGGCACGGACGGCGGGGAGTAA